From a region of the Impatiens glandulifera chromosome 4, dImpGla2.1, whole genome shotgun sequence genome:
- the LOC124935928 gene encoding purple acid phosphatase 3-like has translation MGLIGAKLDIDFIISTGDNFYDSGLTGENDPAFEESFTNIYTAPSLQKQWYSVLGNHDYRGNALAQLSPFLREKDSKWLCLRSFIVNAAETVDFFFVDTTPFQDKYFSDPDQNYDWRGVLPREKYLTDVLKDLDLALKESTSNWKIVVGHHTIKSAGSHGETLELVQKLLPILQANNVDLYINGHDHCLEHITSSDSPLHFVTSGGGSKAWRGEYHWMHDPNEVKFYYDGQGFISLEITESEIVIFFYDIDGIVLHKFNVVKPLHAVL, from the exons ATGGGATTAATAGGAGCAAAATTGgatatagattttattatttcaactgGAGACAATTTTTACGACAGTGGATTGACAGGTGAAAATGATCCAgcctttgaagaatcatttACCAATATTTACACTGCCCCAAGTTTACAGAAACAATGGTACTCAG tGTTAGGTAACCATGACTATAGGGGTAATGCTCTGGCACAATTAAGTCCATTCCTTAGAGAAAAAGACAGCAAATGGCTTTGTTTAAGGTCCTTCATTGTCAATGCAG CGGAAACTGTAGATTTTTTCTTCGTCGACACAACTCCGTTCCAAGACAAGTATTTCTCAGATCCCGATCAAAACTACGATTGGAGAGGCGTGTTACCAAGAGAAAAGTATTTAACCGATGTTCTAAAG GATTTGGATTTGGCATTAAAAGAATCAACTTCAAATTGGAAAATTGTGGTGGGCCACCACACAATCAAAAGTGCTGGAAGTCACGGAGAAACATTGGAACTAGTACAAAAACTTCTTCCTATTCTTCAg GCTAATAATGTTGATCTTTACATCAATGGTCATGATCATTGCTTAGAGCACATAACAAGTTCGGATAG TCCGCTTCATTTCGTGACAAGTGGTGGAGGGTCGAAAGCATGGAGGGGCGAGTACCATTGGATGCATGATCCAAACGAGGTGAAGTTTTACTACGACGGGCAGGGTTTTATTTCTTTGGAGATTACGGAGTCAGAGATTGTTATATTCTTTTATGATATTGACGGTATTGTCTTACACAAATTCAATGTGGTTAAGCCTCTTCATGCTGTCTTGTAA
- the LOC124935927 gene encoding uncharacterized protein LOC124935927 isoform X2 gives MANDDHPRLIIPNFLSLAECKELEFIHQSCGAVGYRPNVFSTTLSHLIATNCGHFLMPFVPIRERLKEKVEEFFGCEFELFIEFTGLISWCKGASIGWHSDDNRPYLRQRDFSAVCYLNNHGEDFNGGLFHFKDSEPETLIPMAGDLVAYTADSRNIHSVDEITDGERLTLTLWFTRDNSHDEDAKLISFLTQNHLTCSLHPSFLPSPASSKMYWFPPDESSGYQSKGFDIRFARLHTLGFGLFCHMGQRNISESDPSDDFMERLNDPLMITRENNMFDKEFLNISHILQASNLQGEEKNVENPNVLVVPLSQLQIDKVNMLKHTFLKDEELAKALFSFKFIANWQQFPLGSAQFGAAVDEWELYCIKLCKELSTSLSHWRRHGSIFSVADSCRD, from the exons ATGGCGAATGATGATCATCCCCGTCTCATTATTCCCAATTTTCTTTCTCTAGCCGAATGCAAG GAACTTGAATTCATCCATCAGAGCTGCGGCGCAGTTGGGTATAGACCAAATGTCTTCTCCACTACTCTTTCTCATCTTATTGCCACCAACTGTGGTCACTTTCTTATGCCTTTTGTACCCATTCGTG AGAGGCTGAAGGAGAAAGTGGAGGAGTTCTTTGGGTGTGAGTTTGAGCTTTTTATTGAATTCACTGGCTTAATTAG TTGGTGCAAAGGAGCTAGTATTGGCTGGCACAGTGATGATAACAGGCCTTATTTGAGACAAAGGGATTTTTCT GCAGTGTGTTATTTGAACAATCATGGTGAAGATTTTAATGGAGGGCTTTTTCATTTCAAGGATTCAGAACCTGAAACTCTCATTCCCATGGCTGGT GATCTAGTTGCTTATACCGCAGACAGCAGAAACATACATTCTGTTGACGAG aTTACGGATGGAGAAAGACTTACATTAACATTATGGTTTACCCGTGATAATTCCCATGATGAGGATGCGAAACTTATTTCTTTTCTCACACAGAACCATTTAACATGTTCGCTTCATCCTTCTTTCCTGCCCTCACCAGCATCAAGCAAAATGTACTGGTTTCCCCCTGATGAATCTTCAGGCTACCAATCAAAAGGATTTGATATTCGCTTTGCAAGACTGCATACTCTTGGATTCGGTCTCTTTTGTCATATGGGTCAAAGAAATATTTCAGAATCCGATCCTTCTGATGATTTTATGGAAAGATTGAATGATCCTTTGATGATAACAAGGGAAAATAATATGTTTGACAAGGAATTTCTCAACATATCACATATCCTTCAG GCTTCCAATCTGCAAGGAGAAGAGAAGAATGTTGAAAACCCAAATGTGTTAGTGGTACCATTATCCCAACTGCAGATTGACAAAGTGAACATGCTGAAACACACTTTTCTCAAGGATGAAGAACTGGCTAAGGCATTGTTTAGTTTCAAATTCATCGCGAATTGGCAACAATTTCCTCTTGGTTCGGCCCAATTTGGTGCTGCAGTTGATGAATGGGAATTGTATTGTATTAAGTTATGTAAAGAGCTTTCGACAAGCTTATCGCACTGGAGAAGGCATGGATCTATTTTCTCGGTCGCAGACTCTTGTAGAGATTAA
- the LOC124935927 gene encoding uncharacterized protein LOC124935927 isoform X3 has protein sequence MPFVPIRERLKEKVEEFFGCEFELFIEFTGLISWCKGASIGWHSDDNRPYLRQRDFSAVCYLNNHGEDFNGGLFHFKDSEPETLIPMAGDLVAYTADSRNIHSVDEITDGERLTLTLWFTRDNSHDEDAKLISFLTQNHLTCSLHPSFLPSPASSKMYWFPPDESSGYQSKGFDIRFARLHTLGFGLFCHMGQRNISESDPSDDFMERLNDPLMITRENNMFDKEFLNISHILQVILFYHWQASNLQGEEKNVENPNVLVVPLSQLQIDKVNMLKHTFLKDEELAKALFSFKFIANWQQFPLGSAQFGAAVDEWELYCIKLCKELSTSLSHWRRHGSIFSVADSCRD, from the exons ATGCCTTTTGTACCCATTCGTG AGAGGCTGAAGGAGAAAGTGGAGGAGTTCTTTGGGTGTGAGTTTGAGCTTTTTATTGAATTCACTGGCTTAATTAG TTGGTGCAAAGGAGCTAGTATTGGCTGGCACAGTGATGATAACAGGCCTTATTTGAGACAAAGGGATTTTTCT GCAGTGTGTTATTTGAACAATCATGGTGAAGATTTTAATGGAGGGCTTTTTCATTTCAAGGATTCAGAACCTGAAACTCTCATTCCCATGGCTGGT GATCTAGTTGCTTATACCGCAGACAGCAGAAACATACATTCTGTTGACGAG aTTACGGATGGAGAAAGACTTACATTAACATTATGGTTTACCCGTGATAATTCCCATGATGAGGATGCGAAACTTATTTCTTTTCTCACACAGAACCATTTAACATGTTCGCTTCATCCTTCTTTCCTGCCCTCACCAGCATCAAGCAAAATGTACTGGTTTCCCCCTGATGAATCTTCAGGCTACCAATCAAAAGGATTTGATATTCGCTTTGCAAGACTGCATACTCTTGGATTCGGTCTCTTTTGTCATATGGGTCAAAGAAATATTTCAGAATCCGATCCTTCTGATGATTTTATGGAAAGATTGAATGATCCTTTGATGATAACAAGGGAAAATAATATGTTTGACAAGGAATTTCTCAACATATCACATATCCTTCAG GTTATATTATTCTATCATTGGCAGGCTTCCAATCTGCAAGGAGAAGAGAAGAATGTTGAAAACCCAAATGTGTTAGTGGTACCATTATCCCAACTGCAGATTGACAAAGTGAACATGCTGAAACACACTTTTCTCAAGGATGAAGAACTGGCTAAGGCATTGTTTAGTTTCAAATTCATCGCGAATTGGCAACAATTTCCTCTTGGTTCGGCCCAATTTGGTGCTGCAGTTGATGAATGGGAATTGTATTGTATTAAGTTATGTAAAGAGCTTTCGACAAGCTTATCGCACTGGAGAAGGCATGGATCTATTTTCTCGGTCGCAGACTCTTGTAGAGATTAA
- the LOC124935927 gene encoding uncharacterized protein LOC124935927 isoform X1, translating into MANDDHPRLIIPNFLSLAECKELEFIHQSCGAVGYRPNVFSTTLSHLIATNCGHFLMPFVPIRERLKEKVEEFFGCEFELFIEFTGLISWCKGASIGWHSDDNRPYLRQRDFSAVCYLNNHGEDFNGGLFHFKDSEPETLIPMAGDLVAYTADSRNIHSVDEITDGERLTLTLWFTRDNSHDEDAKLISFLTQNHLTCSLHPSFLPSPASSKMYWFPPDESSGYQSKGFDIRFARLHTLGFGLFCHMGQRNISESDPSDDFMERLNDPLMITRENNMFDKEFLNISHILQVILFYHWQASNLQGEEKNVENPNVLVVPLSQLQIDKVNMLKHTFLKDEELAKALFSFKFIANWQQFPLGSAQFGAAVDEWELYCIKLCKELSTSLSHWRRHGSIFSVADSCRD; encoded by the exons ATGGCGAATGATGATCATCCCCGTCTCATTATTCCCAATTTTCTTTCTCTAGCCGAATGCAAG GAACTTGAATTCATCCATCAGAGCTGCGGCGCAGTTGGGTATAGACCAAATGTCTTCTCCACTACTCTTTCTCATCTTATTGCCACCAACTGTGGTCACTTTCTTATGCCTTTTGTACCCATTCGTG AGAGGCTGAAGGAGAAAGTGGAGGAGTTCTTTGGGTGTGAGTTTGAGCTTTTTATTGAATTCACTGGCTTAATTAG TTGGTGCAAAGGAGCTAGTATTGGCTGGCACAGTGATGATAACAGGCCTTATTTGAGACAAAGGGATTTTTCT GCAGTGTGTTATTTGAACAATCATGGTGAAGATTTTAATGGAGGGCTTTTTCATTTCAAGGATTCAGAACCTGAAACTCTCATTCCCATGGCTGGT GATCTAGTTGCTTATACCGCAGACAGCAGAAACATACATTCTGTTGACGAG aTTACGGATGGAGAAAGACTTACATTAACATTATGGTTTACCCGTGATAATTCCCATGATGAGGATGCGAAACTTATTTCTTTTCTCACACAGAACCATTTAACATGTTCGCTTCATCCTTCTTTCCTGCCCTCACCAGCATCAAGCAAAATGTACTGGTTTCCCCCTGATGAATCTTCAGGCTACCAATCAAAAGGATTTGATATTCGCTTTGCAAGACTGCATACTCTTGGATTCGGTCTCTTTTGTCATATGGGTCAAAGAAATATTTCAGAATCCGATCCTTCTGATGATTTTATGGAAAGATTGAATGATCCTTTGATGATAACAAGGGAAAATAATATGTTTGACAAGGAATTTCTCAACATATCACATATCCTTCAG GTTATATTATTCTATCATTGGCAGGCTTCCAATCTGCAAGGAGAAGAGAAGAATGTTGAAAACCCAAATGTGTTAGTGGTACCATTATCCCAACTGCAGATTGACAAAGTGAACATGCTGAAACACACTTTTCTCAAGGATGAAGAACTGGCTAAGGCATTGTTTAGTTTCAAATTCATCGCGAATTGGCAACAATTTCCTCTTGGTTCGGCCCAATTTGGTGCTGCAGTTGATGAATGGGAATTGTATTGTATTAAGTTATGTAAAGAGCTTTCGACAAGCTTATCGCACTGGAGAAGGCATGGATCTATTTTCTCGGTCGCAGACTCTTGTAGAGATTAA